In Bacillus sp. S3, the sequence CAACATATTAACCGCCTCCTACAAAATGGACTATTTCAATTCGATCTTTATCTGCTAATCTGGTAATCTGGTGTTCTAATTTCGTTATGACTTCACCATTAACTTCTACGACAACGATTTTATCCTGAATTTCAAAATGATTTAGAACATCTGCAATACAAACAACTTGTTCAGGGAGTTTGATTAACTCACCATTTAAGACAACATTCATACCGTGCCTCCTATACAACTATTTTTTTATGTCTTTCTAAATGAAAAGCTGAGAGTAGCGTTTGGTCAGTTATTCCCCCAGTTAAAAGGTTTGCCATCAGTTTCCCTGTTATGGGACTTAATAGAATCCCGTTTCGGAAATGCCCTGCTGCAACGTATAGCCCTTTCCGGCTGGGATGTTCGCCAATGTATGGCAACCCATCCC encodes:
- the thiS gene encoding sulfur carrier protein ThiS, with the translated sequence MNVVLNGELIKLPEQVVCIADVLNHFEIQDKIVVVEVNGEVITKLEHQITRLADKDRIEIVHFVGGG